In one Cottoperca gobio chromosome 12, fCotGob3.1, whole genome shotgun sequence genomic region, the following are encoded:
- the LOC115016967 gene encoding uncharacterized protein LOC115016967, with the protein MDVEDSMVAMVFSRCIIYIRSLFQKYTKSENGQEKFFLNFHSTVSSKLSLLLRTFYIRTRSKDSQRQTKETQQTSIMENCDVPVHLRYKQTGRRISARQAEGERRPAACRQCPCCRDDQVPVLKRKRQRSPASADLPQGRKRTSVSRLSKPAFQTPTASLHLDKPVKIQNRSVEEYQQLYHEAVDHMLRFKSGRLRPYSLALGRRIKQKLWERLDRPTSTQSVNEDGLVLVDVSYGVAVFPPLYDVDVSGEPTPPVSNL; encoded by the exons ATGGACGTGGAGGATTCCATGGTTGCTATGGTTTTCTCCAGGTGCATCATTTATATACGAtcattatttcaaaaatatacaaaatctgAAAACGGTCAAGAAAAGTTTTTTCTCAACTTTCACTCGACGGTTTCTTCAAAATTATCGCTTCTACTGAGGACTTTTTACATCCGGACAAGAAGTAAAGACTCACAGAGACAAACGAAAGAGACGCAACAAACTTCCATCATGGAAAAT tgtGATGTGCCCGTCCATCTGCGGTacaagcagacaggaaggagaatcTCTGCACGCCAGGCAGAGGGTGAAAGGAGacctgcagcctgcagacagTGTCCCTGCTGCAGGGACGACCAG GTGCCCGTTTTAAAGCGAAAGCGCCAGCGCTCTCCTGCTTCTGCAGACCTTCCCCAGGGAAGGAAGCGGACCTCCGTGTCTCGTCTTTCCAAACCTGCCTTCCAGACCCCCACTGCTTCTCTGCACCTTGACAAACCTGTAAAGATACAGAACCGCTCTGTGGAGGAGTACCAGCAGCTCTACCATGAAGCTGTGGATCACATGCTGAG GTTCAAGAGTGGTCGTCTGCGTCCGTACAGTTTAGCTCTGGGACGGCGAATCAAGCAGAAGCTGTGGGAGAGACTGGACCGTCCCACGTCCACACAATCAGTAAATGAAGACGGACTGGTGCTGGTGGACGTTTCCTACGGGGTTGCTGTCTTTCCTCCGCTTTATGATGTCGATGTTTCAGGAGAGCCAACCCCGCCTGTCAGCAACCTGTAG
- the LOC115016987 gene encoding collagen alpha-1(XI) chain has product MATTEGERCPLFQLFDRYEYTIQGPPGKPGPPGSPGPPGDKGFTGKPGMEGPQGPVGIYGIQGNVGMRGPPGFMGERGEPGLRGLPGPVGKQGSAGPPGPCGEKGPRGLQGRPGDEGSKGIQGPPGPPGLPGGIGAAGKPGPRGSQGPSGPEGPQGPAGIPGPQGADGLLGAAGERGHKGLPGVLGDAGPTGQDGQQGLPGLTGNEGPPGRKGDQGDLGSCGKLGPPGPPGERGLEGPKGLQGRPGPEGLEGDVGHPGEAGDPGAEGEKGEVGSPGLSGREGPWGDHGENGERGPKGEKGHIGSMGEPGLMGEVGPSGLTGLKGVVGSWGPPGPDGPQGQKGTSGPIGLTGPPGSTGPRGMTGARGVRGDTGGLGPPGPVGKVGPQGDLGANGEVGPQGLKGEPGAPGPPGEQGEDGLPGIQGPPALPGFEGPPGEMGPQGPPGPTGAPGVQGRAGPEGKQGMSGEKGHDGKNGSPGSVGPVGRRGKRGKAGVRQTRGDRGLKGQKGDTGLVGLPGWPGLIGILGLRGDLGDQGEKGKEGVKGDMGLPGPPGADGMKAVGGSVGLPGPLGVMGEQGNIGLPGPRGTPGMPGLPGWFGLKGLKGYQGFPGLPGSRGLPGPPGLPGPPGQSLNMTLTQLKDLMYVSDKPNYSLIKTLLDSLQEDLRLMVDPPDGSKEHPATTCLELWLCHPEYSSGMYYIDPNQGSPADSLLAYCSFSSTSKQTCLHPQNSQLPMKAWMEEFSEEGSFQWLSRLELGFQFYYPGANVVQMRFLRLHSGTAIQNMTFSCHPGHRLGQTDRDIKFLTDSRKQSYLGALKDCVPGEETVSGPRESVFEFEDLHLLPLRDVALMGGGNFTHQFGISVGPVCFS; this is encoded by the exons ATGGCGACCACAGAGGGTGAGCGGTGTCCATTATTCCAACTTTTTGACCGTTATGAGTACACCATCCAG GGGCCCCCGGGGAAACCAGGACCTCCAGGATCACCGGGACCCCCAGGAGACAAG gGTTTCACAGGGAAGCCAGGCATGGAGGGACCTCAGGGCCCAGTGGGCATATAT GGTATCCAGGGGAACGTGGGCATGCGTGGGCCTCCGGGGTTCATGGGAGAAAGG GGCGAGCCAGGTTTACGAGGTTTACCTGGGCCTGTTGGGAAGCAAGGTTCTGCA gGTCCGCCAGGACCTTGTGGAGAAAAGGGACCCCGGGGACTTCAG GGTCGGCCTGGAGATGAAGGATCCAAAGGGATACAGGGCCCACCA GGCCCTCCAGGTCTCCCAGGTGGTATTGGGGCAGCTGGAAAACCTGGACCCAGAGGAAGCCAAGGGCCCTCAGGACCTGAGGGGCCACAGGGGCCTGCAGGAATCCCA GGCCCACAGGGTGCGGATGGATTATTAGGAGCAGCAGGGGAAAGAGGACACAAG GGTTTACCTGGCGTGCTTGGTGATGCTGGCCCCACAGGACAAGATGGACAACAG GGTCTCCCTGGCCTAACAGGAAATGAAGGCCCACCTGGACGGAAAGGAGACCAG GGGGACCTAGGGTCTTGTGGGAAACTTGGTCCTCCAGGGCCCCCAGGAGAGAGAGGACTTGAGGGCCCAAAAGGCTTACAGGGCAGGCCTGGACCAGAGGGTCTAGAG GGCGATGTCGGGCATCCTGGTGAAGCTGGAGATCCTGGAGCCGAAGGGGAGAAG GGTGAGGTCGGCTCTCCAGGTTTGTCTGGTCGAGAAGGCCCTTGGGGAGACCATGGAGAAAATGGCGAAAGGGGCCCAAAGGGGGAGAAGGGCCACATTGGATCCATG GGTGAACCCGGGCTGATGGGTGAAGTGGGACCTTCAGGTCTGACGGGGTTAAAG GGAGTCGTAGGCTCTTGGGGCCCCCCGGGGCCAGATGGACCTCAGGGCCAGAAG GGGACGTCTGGGCCTATAGGACTTACTGGACCTCCGGGGTCAACAGGCCCTCGG GGAATGACTGGTGCTCGTGGTGTCAGAGGAGACACAGGGGGGCTGGGACCACCT GGTCCAGTAGGAAAAGTCGGACCTCAGGGAGACCTTGGAGCTAATGGGGAAGTGGGGCCACAGGGACTGAAGGGGGAGCCAGGAGCTCCAGGTCCACCAGGGGAACAG GGCGAAGATGGTCTGCCAGGAATCCAAGGTCCTCCGGCTCTGCCTGGGTTTGAG GGGCCTCCTGGAGAGATGGGACCCCAGGGTCCCCCAGGTCCCACAGGGGCTCCT GGAGTGCAAGGAAGAGCAGGACCTGAGGGGAAGCAGGGCATGTCAGGGGAGAAG GGGCACGATGGCAAGAATGGATCACCAGGGAGTGTGGGTCCTGTTGGAAGGAGG GGGAAACGGGGGAAAGCCGGAGTCAGACAGACCAGGGGAGACAGAGGACTTAAG GGCCAAAAGGGAGACACAGGACTGGTGGGCCTCCCTGGGTGGCCCGGGCTCATC GGAATCCTCGGCTTACGTGGAGATCTGGGGGATCAAGGGGAAAAGGGGAAAGAG GGTGTGAAAGGAGACATGGGACTGCCTGGACCACCTGGAGCTGATGGCATGAAG gCTGTTGGTGGCTCTGTTGGGTTGCCTGGTCCACTGGGCGTGATGGGAGAGCAG ggAAATATTGGTCTCCCAGGCCCGAGGGGGACACCAGGGATGCCAGGACTGCCT GGCTGGTTTGGATTAAAG GGTTTGAAAGGCTACCAAGGTTTCCCTGGTCTGCCCGGCAGCAGGGGGCTCCCA GGTCCACCTGGGCTCCCTGGACCTCCGGGACAGTCACTGAACATGACGTTGACTCAACTCAAG GATCTGATGTATGTGTCCGATAAGCCCAACTACTCTCTGATCAAGACTCTGCTAGATTCTCTGCAGGAGGACCTCCGGCTGATGGTGGATCCTCCTGATGGCAGTAAGGAGCATCCTGCCACCACCTGTCTGGAGCTGTGGCTCTGTCACCCAGAATACAGCAGCG GAATGTATTACATTGACCCGAACCAGGGCAGCCCAGCGGACTCTCTGCTGGCCTACTGCAGCTTCTCCTCTACATCAAAACAGACCTGCCTTCATCCTCAAAACTCTCAG TTGCCCATGAAAGCCTGGATGGAAGAATTTTCTGAAGAAGGATCCTTTCAGTGGCTCAGCAGGCTGGAGCTGGGGTTCCAG TTTTACTATCCAGGTGCTAATGTGGTCCAGATGCGTTTTCTGAGGTTGCACAGTGGCACTGCCATCCAGAACATGACCTTCTCCTGCCACCCAGGACACAGACTGGGCCAGACGGACAGAGACATCAAGTTCCTTACTGACTCAAGGAAGCAAAGTTACCTCGGAGCTCTTAAAGACTGTGTG CCTGGAGAGGAGACCGTTTCTGGACCTCGGGAGTCGGTGTTTGAGTTTGAGGACCTCCACCTGCTTCCTCTGAGAGACGTCGCACTCATGGGAGGCGGGAACTTCACACACCAGTTCGGCATCTCTGTCGGACCTGTGTGTTTCAGCTAG